The DNA sequence ACTGCATTGCGCTCTCACTGCGCTCTCACTGCGCACAGCCTTTCCATATTCCAAGTTACTTTCTGGTCATTATTACTATAGTCATTTTCAATCGTTTTGGTGAATGTCTGATTAATGTTAAAAATATGCATAGAATGTGTACaccccactcacccactctctctatattgtgtatatgcatgtatatatatatatatatatatatataaatatatatatagtatactatagtatatagtatatatatgtgtatatgtatataatattatatatagtgagagatagtgtatatatagtgtatatatatatacatgtgtgtgtgtgtgtgtgtgtgtgtgtgtctgtgtgtctgtgtgtctgtgtgtgtctgtgtgtgtacatgcatatatatgtatgtatatatatatatatatatatatatatatatatatatatatatatatagtatatgtgtgtgtttgtgtatatatatatatatatatatatatatatatatatatatatatatatatatataaataatatacagtatgtgagagcgtatatatatataaacatgcaaatgagcatacagtaatatttgctatatatatataatatacagtatgtgtgcgagtatatatataagtttttctgacTGTGGTTAGACTTAGTATTTAGGTTGCTATATGTAACTGTATGTgagagagtatatatatatatatatataaataatatacagtatgtgagagcgtatatatatatatatatatataatataccgtATGTgagagagtgtatatatatagcaaatattactgtatgctcatttgcatgtttatatatatatatatatgtatatatatagatatatatatatatatatatatatatatatatatgcatgtacacacacagacacacacacacacacacacacatatatatatatatatatactctctcacacatactgtatattatatatatatatatatatatatatatatatatatatatatatatatataaactctctcaaatacagttacatattgCAACCTAAATACTAAGTCTAACCACAGTCAGAAAAACTTATACATATACtcgcacacatactgtatattatatatatagcaaaagcaaatattactgtatgctcatttgcatgtttatatatatatatatatatatatatatatatatatatatatatatatatatatatatacagtatgtgtgcgagtatatatatgtttttctgACTGTGGTCAGACTTAGTATTTAGGTTGCTATATGTAACTGTATGTgagagagtatatatatatataatatacagtatgtgtgcgagtatatatataagtttttctgacTGTGGTCAGACTTAGTATTTAGGTTGCTATATGTAACTGTATGTgagagagtatatatatatataatatacagtatgtgtgcgagtatatatataagtttttctgacTGTGGTCAGACTTAGTATTTAGGTTGCTATATGTAACTGTATGTgagagagtatatatatatataatatacagtatgtgtgcgagtatatatataagtttttctgacTGTGGTCAGACTTAGTATTTAGGTTGCTATATGTAACTGTTCTATCAGAGATGAAGGTGTCCTATCCGTTTCCCCCCTACCGGTTACAAGAATAGATTTCAGCATTTAAGCGATAATGAAATGTATTGATCCCACAACTCCTGTGCATTAATGGATTCAGCACTTTATATCCTGATAAATGGGCTTCAGTTTCAACCttaaaaagaaacaaacaaagCATCTAAACGCGGAGACCCTCACTTCTGATTGAGGAAACATTGCACTTAAACCAGCAATAAGTCACTTGCTGAAATCTCTTCTGGGACTGCTTAATCACACTAAGATTTCATTACATTTGTAACGCAGCTCTCCGGGCATATATTCttatgtatacatactgtatggggcAGTTACACCTCTTTCTTAATGTATACATACTATATGGGGCAGTTACACCTCTTTCTTAATGTATGCATACTGTATGGGGCAGTTACACCTCTTTCTTAATGTATACATACTATATGGGGCAGTTACACCTCTTTCTTAATGTATACATAGTGTATGGGGCAGTTACACCTCTTTCTtaatgtatacatactgtatggggcAGTTACACCTCTTTCTtaatgtatacatactgtatggggcAGTTACAACTCTTTCTtaatgtatacatactgtatggggcAGTTACAACTCTTTCTtaatgtatacatactgtatggggcAGTTAAAACTCTTTCTtaatgtatacatactgtatggggcAGTTACAACTCTTTCTtaatgtatacatactgtatggggcAGTTACACCTCTTAATGTATACATATGGGGCAGTTACAACTCTTTTAATGTATACATATGGGGTAGTTACAACTCTTAATGTATACATATGGGCAGTTACAACTCTCTTAATGTATACATATGGGGCAGTTACAAGTTATCTTAATGTATACATATGGGCAGTTACAAATTATCCTAATGTATACATATGGGGCAGTTACAACTCTTTCTAAATGAGAGggcgtgagagcgagagagggtgagagtgaaagtgaatgagagagggcgagagtcaGAGAGGATgagatggtcagagagagagggtgaaagagagtgtgggtgggagagggtgagagaggattagAGGGTgcgagaaggtgacagagagggtgagatagggtgacagagagggtgagagagggtgagagaggattagAGTGTGCGAGAAGGTGAgatagggtgacagagagggtgagagagagagggtgagagaggggtgagagggtaaAACTTGCTGGACTGATTATTAGAACTTCTCAGTGGCATGTTACCCCAGGGAGAAGGATAGAGACCAGGCGGGGGTggctgggggggatgggggacggACTCCTGAGCAGTACagtgcatggtgtgtgtgtgtcagtgggacgTGTGAGCGAGTTACACACTTACTGTTACACGAATTCACCCTCTGCATCCAGGGGTACACCGGCGTGGGACACTTTGCCTCGTCCCCTTCCTCGTAGCCATGCTTGCACTGCGCAGCGCCCGCTTTGCGCTGCTCCTGGGGATACTGCTCTTCCAGGCAGGAGAGGGCGCAGGGCGGCTCCTTGTCCCGGTAGCAGCCGGCTGCCCCATAGTCACACGCTGCTGTCCGGCTGTATGCCCCACCGGCCGGctggtaataggggagggggggcggacacCCCTTGTCCTGGGCTGCAGAAGCCCCATAGGAAGCAGGGAAGTGCCTCAAAGGGTCTGCATAGCCCGAGGGGTACAGGGGTATCTGCCCCAGGAAGGGCTCCTGCCCCGCGGGCAGGCTCACAGGGAAAGTGGGGCTGAATAAGTAGGAGCTCATTGGGAGGTGGCTGCTTCCCTGCCCGGGTGAGTTGTTGTGTTTTATAGCCCAAGTGCTTCAGCTATTAGTAGTTTATCGGAGATTGGGTTTTAGCTGAGGGGGGATGGCCGGGTGCCAGTGAGGGACAGAGGAAATACAAGCATAGGATCTGGGGCTGACCAATGGCGAGCGCCTCACATTGCCAAATAGCACCCAAGGGGGGCTTCCAGGCGCTAgggatccccccccccaccaaagcaGCAGCCCTCCCAAAGAAATACACCACCAAAATGCTCCAACCTATAGCCACAGATATCCGCAGGCGCAAATACTGTGTGTTTGTTGGGAAACCACACTAGGAAAAAAAGTCCATTCATTGTTCCAGTGTAAAGCAATAACACCCTGATAAATAACGcgtgttataccctgtgatcagcaataacaccctgataaataacgcgtgttataccctgtgatcagcaataacaccctgacacataacgcgtgttataccctgtgaccagcaataacaccctgacacataacgcgtgttataccctgtgatcagcaataacaccctgataaataacgcgtgttataccctgtgatcagcaataacaccctgataaataacgcatgttataccctgtgatcagcaataacaccctgacacataacgcgtgttataccctgtgatcagcaataacaccctgacaaataacgcgtgttataccctgtgatcagcaataacaccctgacacataacgcgtgttataccctgtgatcagcaataacaccctgacacataacgcgtgttataccctgtgatcagcaataacaccctgataaataacgcgtgttataccatgtgatcagcaataacaccctgacaAATAACGCATGTTATACCat is a window from the Ascaphus truei isolate aAscTru1 chromosome 23 unlocalized genomic scaffold, aAscTru1.hap1 SUPER_23_unloc_2, whole genome shotgun sequence genome containing:
- the HOXB6 gene encoding homeobox protein Hox-B6, with the translated sequence MSSYLFSPTFPVSLPAGQEPFLGQIPLYPSGYADPLRHFPASYGASAAQDKGCPPPLPYYQPAGGAYSRTAACDYGAAGCYRDKEPPCALSCLEEQYPQEQRKAGAAQCKHGYEEGDEAKCPTPVYPWMQRVNSCNSSVFGPSGRRGRQTYTRYQTLELEKEFHYNRYLTRRRRIEIAHALCLSERQIKIWFQNRRMKWKKENKLLNSSVPSAEEGDPKPTE